From Syngnathoides biaculeatus isolate LvHL_M chromosome 19, ASM1980259v1, whole genome shotgun sequence, a single genomic window includes:
- the nrros gene encoding transforming growth factor beta activator LRRC33 isoform X1: protein MSVDSPSSILFCLLSMWTIITPTSSHPQYSRCMLTQRMTLCNNSNLTSVPVGLPGTTEELHLNHNLIQTLQDNSLQYPSLTSLSLACNHLEKLHSNTFQHSKLLKNLNLANNNLNINYLETSHALKTLAKLKYLDLSENKLDEEMAAVLLQNLTALEYLNLSGNLLRRLDEASFRDLHQLKDLDLQRNVLFEIDNAFDSTPRLQRLNLAFNYLPCLTDFHMTQLVVLNASHNFIEWFISRQDVNDTFQIETLDLSDNKLLFFPFLPSVNRLRNLYLSHNIVSFYEHLADHVTFPNLTATVKFYNLRRNIDNITAQLWDDNLHGDISSVEILDLRGNQLLYFPQGFIQKMASLSKLRMCTNCLESLNLMSEHFSSNLYELDVSNNRLKEIRANDVTLRTLSNLTYLNLSLNNLDCLSSGLFFALPNLRSVDLSYNNMGLCLPEEAEASAGIAWNTTVSLRQLYLKGCHLARIPPLAFSGLYLTHLELSDNPGLRGQQSIKSLSTTLHHLGLGNTHVGDFDFTNFQNLKSLNISCNSLTQLPASILNLDLKQLDLRDNKLSTIPSRQANTLASKLHIVFLTGNPFNCCQTDWFRTFEATKTIHMVGQLEMECTDLFQTHSIWHSQSFLCHEENGESIFWYILLFLPVCISFAVISTILFLKPKVIHKSIKKKYLKPTSY, encoded by the exons ATGTCAGTTGACAGTCCTTCATCCATCCTCTTTTGCTTGTTATCCATGTGGACCATCATCACACCAACCTCAAGTCATCCACAATACAGTCGGTGCATGCTG ACACAAAGAATGACTCTGTGCAACAACAGCAACCTTACATCAGTACCTGTGGGACTACCAGGCACGACTGAGGAGCTTCACCTTAATCACAATCTTATCCAGACACTACAGGACAACTCTCTTCAGTATCCCTCACTCACTAGCCTCAGTTTAGCCTGCAACCACCTGGAGAAATTGCATTCAAACACTTTTCAACACTCCAAATTACTGAAAAATCTTAACTTAGCAAATAACAATCTGAATATTAACTATCTGGAAACCAGCCACGCTTTAAAGACCTTGGCCAAACTTAAATATTTAGATCTGTCAGAGAATAAACTGGATGAAGAAATGGCTGCAGTCCTTCTTCAAAATCTGACAGCCCTAGAATACTTAAATCTTTCAGGGAATCTTTTACGCCGCCTGGACGAGGCCTCATTCAGGGATCTCCACCAGCTCAAAGACCTCGACCTGCAGAGGAATGTCCTGTTTGAGATTGACAACGCTTTCGATAGCACTCCCAGATTACAACGACTCAATTTAGCCTTCAACTATTTACCTTGCCTAACCGACTTTCACATGACCCAGCTGGTGGTCCTGAACGCCAGCCACAATTTCATCGAGTGGTTCATCTCCAGGCAGGATGTCAACGACACATTCCAAATAGAGACACTTGATCTGTCTGATAACAAACTGTTGTTCTTTCCATTCCTACCCAGCGTGAACCGGTTACGTAATCTGTACCTATCGCACAACATTGTGAGTTTTTATGAGCACCTTGCAGACCATGTCACATTCCCCAACTTGACTGCCACTGTCAAATTTTACAACTTGAGGAGGAACATAGACAACATCACGGCTCAGCTGTGGGACGACAATCTTCATGGTGACATCTCCTCAGTGGAGATTTTAGACCTACGAGGAAATCAGTTGCTGTACTTCCCGCAAGGATTCATCCAGAAAATGGCCTCCCTGTCGAAACTCCGAATGTGCACCAATTGTCTAGAAAGCTTGAATCTAATGTCAGAGCATTTTTCAAGTAACTTGTATGAATTGGACGTTAGCAACAACAGACTGAAAGAGATCCGAGCAAATGACGTTACGTTGAGAACGCTTAGCAATTTGACATACCTTAACCTTAGCCTTAATAATCTCGACTGTTTATCATCAGGACTATTTTTTGCCTTGCCAAACCTTAGGTCAGTGGACCTGAGTTACAACAACATGGGACTGTGCCTTCCTGAGGAAGCTGAGGCCAGCGCAGGCATAGCCTGGAACACCACAGTGTCCTTAAGGCAACTTTACCTGAAGGGATGTCACCTTGCAAGAATTCCACCCTTGGCCTTCTCCGGACTGTATCTCACACATTTAGAACTGTCTGATAACCCCGGACTAAGAGGCCAACAATCAATAAAAAGTCTGAGCACAACGCTCCACCACTTAGGTTTGGGAAACACACACGTTGGGGACTTTGACTTCACAAATTTTCAGAATCTGAAGTCTCTGAATATTTCATGCAACTCACTCACACAACTTCCAGCTTCGATCTTGAATCTTGATTTAAAACAACTTGATTTAAGAGACAACAAGCTGTCCACTATTCCCTCACGTCAGGCCAATACATTAGCCTCTAAACTTCACATTGTTTTCCTCACAGGAAATCCGTTCAACTGCTGTCAGACAGACTGGTTTAGGACATTTGAAGCAACAAAGACAATCCATATGGTCGGACAGTTGGAAATGGAATGTACAGATCTTTTCCAAACACACAGCATCTGGCATTCCCAGTCATTTTTATGTCATGAGGAAAATGGAGAATCCATTTTCTGGTACATTCTTCTCTTTCTACCTGTTTGCATTTCTTTTGCGGTGATTTCAACAATTTTATTCCTGAAGCCCAAAGTGATacacaaatcaatcaaaaagaaatatttaaagccAACGTCCTATTGA
- the fbxo45 gene encoding F-box/SPRY domain-containing protein 1 translates to MSGAAGGGSSCLGGAAGASSSSAGPLYAAASGGGAGVAGRLPARVLEHIFSYLELADLTRCALVCWHWNNILADENSEVWRSLGARTLSEEALRSDILCNLPSYKSKLKSFQHALSSHDCSRNVYVKKNGFTLHRNPIAQSTDGARGKIGFSEGRHAWEIWWEGPLGTVAVIGIATKRASMQCQGYVALLGSDDQSWGWNLVDNNLLHNGEVNGNFPQCNNAPKYQIGERIRVILDMDDKTLAFERGFEFLGVAFRGLPKACLFPAVSAVYGNTEVTMVYLGKPLDG, encoded by the exons ATGTCGGGCGCGGCCGGTGGAGGCTCCTCTTGTCTTGGCGGAGCAGCAGGAGCTAGTAGCAGCTCCGCCGGCCCTCTCTACGCTGCGGCATCCGGGGGAGGAGCAGGGGTAGCCGGGAGGCTACCTGCTCGGGTCCTAGAGCATATTTTCTCCTATTTAGAGCTCGCTGATTTGACACGATGCGCGTTGGTGTGCTGGCACTGGAACAACATTCTGGCCGATGAAAACAGCGAGGTGTGGCGCAGCCTGGGTGCTCGAACATTAAGCGAAGAAGCTCTGCGGTCAGACATTCTGTGCAACCTCCCTTCATACAAGAGCAAG CTCAAATCCTTCCAACACGCTCTGAGCTCCCATGACTGCAGTCGCAACGTGTACGTGAAGAAGAACGGATTCACCTTGCACCGCAACCCCATCGCCCAGAGCACAGATGGAGCACGGGGCAAGATCGGCTTTTCGGAGGGGCGCCACGCTTGGGAGATCTGGTGGGAAGGCCCTCTGGGCACGGTGGCGGTGATTGGCATCGCCACCAAGCGGGCGTCCATGCAGTGCCAAGGCTACGTGGCCCTTCTGGGCAGCGACGACCAGAGCTGGGGCTGGAACCTGGTCGACAACAACTTACTTCACAACGGGGAGGTGAACGGGAACTTCCCACAGTGTAACAATGCACCTAAATATCAG ATTGGAGAGAGAATAAGAGTGATTCTCGACATGGATGACAAGACATTAGCCTTCGAGAGGGGCTTTGAGTTTCTGGGAGTCGCGTTTCGGGGACTGCCCAAAGCCTGCCTGTTTCCTGCAGTGTCCGCCGTGTACGGCAACACTGAGGTCACGATGGTGTACTTGGGGAAGCCGCTGGATGGCTAG
- the nrros gene encoding transforming growth factor beta activator LRRC33 isoform X2 codes for MRTCYSGERSSDMVRATGISGLGNPHQATITQRMTLCNNSNLTSVPVGLPGTTEELHLNHNLIQTLQDNSLQYPSLTSLSLACNHLEKLHSNTFQHSKLLKNLNLANNNLNINYLETSHALKTLAKLKYLDLSENKLDEEMAAVLLQNLTALEYLNLSGNLLRRLDEASFRDLHQLKDLDLQRNVLFEIDNAFDSTPRLQRLNLAFNYLPCLTDFHMTQLVVLNASHNFIEWFISRQDVNDTFQIETLDLSDNKLLFFPFLPSVNRLRNLYLSHNIVSFYEHLADHVTFPNLTATVKFYNLRRNIDNITAQLWDDNLHGDISSVEILDLRGNQLLYFPQGFIQKMASLSKLRMCTNCLESLNLMSEHFSSNLYELDVSNNRLKEIRANDVTLRTLSNLTYLNLSLNNLDCLSSGLFFALPNLRSVDLSYNNMGLCLPEEAEASAGIAWNTTVSLRQLYLKGCHLARIPPLAFSGLYLTHLELSDNPGLRGQQSIKSLSTTLHHLGLGNTHVGDFDFTNFQNLKSLNISCNSLTQLPASILNLDLKQLDLRDNKLSTIPSRQANTLASKLHIVFLTGNPFNCCQTDWFRTFEATKTIHMVGQLEMECTDLFQTHSIWHSQSFLCHEENGESIFWYILLFLPVCISFAVISTILFLKPKVIHKSIKKKYLKPTSY; via the exons ATGAGAACGTGCTACAGCGGAGAGAGAAGCAGCGATATGGTGAGGGCAACGGGCATCAGTGGCTTGGGGAATCCACACCAAGCCACCATT ACACAAAGAATGACTCTGTGCAACAACAGCAACCTTACATCAGTACCTGTGGGACTACCAGGCACGACTGAGGAGCTTCACCTTAATCACAATCTTATCCAGACACTACAGGACAACTCTCTTCAGTATCCCTCACTCACTAGCCTCAGTTTAGCCTGCAACCACCTGGAGAAATTGCATTCAAACACTTTTCAACACTCCAAATTACTGAAAAATCTTAACTTAGCAAATAACAATCTGAATATTAACTATCTGGAAACCAGCCACGCTTTAAAGACCTTGGCCAAACTTAAATATTTAGATCTGTCAGAGAATAAACTGGATGAAGAAATGGCTGCAGTCCTTCTTCAAAATCTGACAGCCCTAGAATACTTAAATCTTTCAGGGAATCTTTTACGCCGCCTGGACGAGGCCTCATTCAGGGATCTCCACCAGCTCAAAGACCTCGACCTGCAGAGGAATGTCCTGTTTGAGATTGACAACGCTTTCGATAGCACTCCCAGATTACAACGACTCAATTTAGCCTTCAACTATTTACCTTGCCTAACCGACTTTCACATGACCCAGCTGGTGGTCCTGAACGCCAGCCACAATTTCATCGAGTGGTTCATCTCCAGGCAGGATGTCAACGACACATTCCAAATAGAGACACTTGATCTGTCTGATAACAAACTGTTGTTCTTTCCATTCCTACCCAGCGTGAACCGGTTACGTAATCTGTACCTATCGCACAACATTGTGAGTTTTTATGAGCACCTTGCAGACCATGTCACATTCCCCAACTTGACTGCCACTGTCAAATTTTACAACTTGAGGAGGAACATAGACAACATCACGGCTCAGCTGTGGGACGACAATCTTCATGGTGACATCTCCTCAGTGGAGATTTTAGACCTACGAGGAAATCAGTTGCTGTACTTCCCGCAAGGATTCATCCAGAAAATGGCCTCCCTGTCGAAACTCCGAATGTGCACCAATTGTCTAGAAAGCTTGAATCTAATGTCAGAGCATTTTTCAAGTAACTTGTATGAATTGGACGTTAGCAACAACAGACTGAAAGAGATCCGAGCAAATGACGTTACGTTGAGAACGCTTAGCAATTTGACATACCTTAACCTTAGCCTTAATAATCTCGACTGTTTATCATCAGGACTATTTTTTGCCTTGCCAAACCTTAGGTCAGTGGACCTGAGTTACAACAACATGGGACTGTGCCTTCCTGAGGAAGCTGAGGCCAGCGCAGGCATAGCCTGGAACACCACAGTGTCCTTAAGGCAACTTTACCTGAAGGGATGTCACCTTGCAAGAATTCCACCCTTGGCCTTCTCCGGACTGTATCTCACACATTTAGAACTGTCTGATAACCCCGGACTAAGAGGCCAACAATCAATAAAAAGTCTGAGCACAACGCTCCACCACTTAGGTTTGGGAAACACACACGTTGGGGACTTTGACTTCACAAATTTTCAGAATCTGAAGTCTCTGAATATTTCATGCAACTCACTCACACAACTTCCAGCTTCGATCTTGAATCTTGATTTAAAACAACTTGATTTAAGAGACAACAAGCTGTCCACTATTCCCTCACGTCAGGCCAATACATTAGCCTCTAAACTTCACATTGTTTTCCTCACAGGAAATCCGTTCAACTGCTGTCAGACAGACTGGTTTAGGACATTTGAAGCAACAAAGACAATCCATATGGTCGGACAGTTGGAAATGGAATGTACAGATCTTTTCCAAACACACAGCATCTGGCATTCCCAGTCATTTTTATGTCATGAGGAAAATGGAGAATCCATTTTCTGGTACATTCTTCTCTTTCTACCTGTTTGCATTTCTTTTGCGGTGATTTCAACAATTTTATTCCTGAAGCCCAAAGTGATacacaaatcaatcaaaaagaaatatttaaagccAACGTCCTATTGA